The Vigna unguiculata cultivar IT97K-499-35 chromosome 1, ASM411807v1, whole genome shotgun sequence nucleotide sequence TCTGTACTCTAAAATAGTTGTTTgttttagttaatctcgttttttctttttttttttccagtttCTTAGGTTTACTTTTTCCACTCTCAATTTGTTTCACTGGTTTTGAATCTGTTTTCGTTGTATAAGTATGTGATTGTTCTTTCGTTGGAAAGCATATTGTGCGGAATAATTTTCGATGAGCTGATGcttctttaatctttgtttctGTTTGAGCTCTTATGATATTTAGAGACATCAATAGGTTTTAAAAACATGTTGGAGAATGTGTTCCTTTTTTGAAGCAGCTTTTGTAAAAAGTTCAGACGCATAATTCTTGTAGATTGTTGAACATAGTTTCAGCTAACTACTCAGTGTCTTACCCGTTATATTTGAACTatggataattatttttcataggTGACCATGAGTTACTAATATTTTGTATTCCTGTATCAGAACTGAACTGTGCAGATTCAGTGGTGCCAAGATTTACCCAGGAAAAGGCATTAGATTTGTTCGTGGTGATTCTCAGGTGACATATGATGTCTCGTTGAATTTAGGGTCGATTTTTCACATTATTTCAATCTGGTTAATGTGACTTAAAGGTTATTAGTTGTGACggtttttgtttgttgtttgttaTGATTTTGAAAAGTGGGTATTTGTTTGTGGAATCTTCAGGTTTTCCTCTTTGCCAATTCCAAATGCAAGAGGTATTTCCACAACCGCTTGAAGCCATCAAAGCTTACCTGGACTGCAATGTACAGGAAGCAACACAAGAAggtatttattcaatttaaatttctgaAATATGCAACAGTTAATCAATATAGAGATcctgaaatttttaaataagaatttCCCTTGGCATTGATGAGCCGGTTTAGGAATGAAGATGTTGGTTTTTTTACTGAATTTGATTATCTGATTTTGCCTAGTGCATAGTTATtctaatttaacatgtaaacaGATTACTGTGCTAAGCATTCCTCAATTGTTGCGTGcatttgattcaattacttGTGTGAATGGAATGTGTAGGACATTGCTCAAGAAGCTGTGAAGAAGAGGAGACGCGCTGCCAAGAAGCCTTACTCTAGGTCCATTGTTGGTGCCACTTTGGAAGTTATCCAGAAGAAGAGAACTGAAAAGCCAGAAGTTAGAGACGCAGCTAGGGAAGCTGCCCTTCGGTGTGTTTTTGTTAATTTCTGCCTCTTCATTCCGTTAGATGTGTGCATAAATCACATTCTTAGTCATTTATTTTCTGATCATCTATTTAATTACACTTTACTCTCTGTGCACCTCTCACTGCAGTTCTGTCTCAGAACCTTGCattttaacatttcttttacttttaaatgTGGATTGCACATGTGTCTGAATCTTGGATGTTGTGGTGCAGTGAAATTAAGGAGAGGATCAAAAAGACAAAGGATGAGAAGAAGGCTAAGAAAGCCGAAGTTGCAGCTAAGTCACAAAAAGCAGGAGGTAAAGGCAATGTTTCCAAGGGTGCCATGCCTAAAGGTCCCAAACTCGGTGGTGGAGGCGGAAAGCGCTGAGCTTTTAAGTTTTGTTCCTATTTTTGCTacaatttaaatagtgttgTT carries:
- the LOC114194793 gene encoding 60S ribosomal protein L24, whose translation is MVLKTELCRFSGAKIYPGKGIRFVRGDSQVFLFANSKCKRYFHNRLKPSKLTWTAMYRKQHKKDIAQEAVKKRRRAAKKPYSRSIVGATLEVIQKKRTEKPEVRDAAREAALREIKERIKKTKDEKKAKKAEVAAKSQKAGGKGNVSKGAMPKGPKLGGGGGKR